aaaagaaaaaaactataaaaatatCTTTCATTTCCTTGttctattttttgttttgttttacatcAACTCTTTTGAAAAATATGTAAAGAAGTGAATTTTTTCCAAATTGACAAATCTCATATAACGCTTTCAGATACATAATATAATCTTTGTTTTAAGGTAAGTTTTCTTGACTTTTGACTCCGCGCATCTTGCCCTAATCTCTAGTCCAGGTAACAACTGTTGGAAATGACACCCACCCTTATGGCACGGCAGCATACTACACAAACACAAGTAAGCCATTATACCTTAATACTGAGTATGGTACAgcagtgtcggggatataccccgcggtatgacccggccgggagtatgacccggccggactttgACGCCTCATCGTAACCCGCCGGAAGATTGGCAactcatgagcctggcgacttaatgatggccccgacggcgggtcagatggatgacaagggcccaaggcccagtaggccgggacgtgttattatgggccggcttaagacggaaggcatgaggaatatttcctttacgaggaagcaagatccgtacttgtatccgacttgtaatagagaataagttagttctaatcctaccaggactctacatgtaaagccgcctctccaacttatataaggaggggcagggcaccccaaagaggaacAAGGGACAAGAAACAAtttttagggctagacacaaagagccggccgagccggcgactctctcatgatcataatgagacctagcctcaaacagcatgtagggttgttaccggatgatgtttcccgaggcccgaagctgtctaaatccttgtcttgtgttgcgtctctcattccgcccaacccctctcaagctactacatagatgcgctggcctcacgactaagtcctgacactaaggacatctgccgtgacaattccacgacaagcagCACCAAGCAGCTTTGCCTACACCTTATGGCAGCACCAATGGGTCAGCTTTGTAGTAGCGTATTCAGCCATATTTAGAGAGTAGAGGTATTCATGTTCTAAATGGACTTTCGCTACTGAACCTGGACAGGTTCAAGCTGAGCTACAAAGTATCTAAATCCTAGCCAGTGTGTGTTCACACACACGTATACAAACTAAATTTTGCTACTAGAACAGCCAAGCAAAAAATAGTGACCAAGACTTGCCTTTACAGATGGGAACTCTCTTTATTTACGGAATTGTTCATATCTGCCGCGCTCGACAGCCACCATGGTTGGTTTGCCTTCCTCCTTTGAAGCAGAAATAAATAGCTAGTTTACCACTGCTTTGAGTTGCCTCCAAATACATATCACCTATTGCAATGCCACGACATTACAACTATGGTTCATCTCTGCCATCCTAATGTGTTTCCCATCAGGTTCTTTACCAAGGAAAGGGGGTAAATGCAATAATAAGTAGGCATAATTAGCCTTATAACATATATGAACTGTGTAGATTCCAAGTAACATCAACATTGTGACTTCACCAAGGGGGCTTGCGTATTATTTTTGTTTCCAACACCTTAGTGTTCTTGAATGATCTGTTGCATCTGAAATTTATTTTGTGCCTGTGAGGAAGATTCTGATGGAAGAAGATGCAGTGTAATATAATCGCTAGAGGCAATAACAAGTGCATGTTTCTGTTGCAATGTTTGTGCCACACATTGTGCTGGTTCAACATCTTTTTCTGTTGCTTAAGCATGCTACTTGAGTACTATACTGCAGTGACATCATTCATATCTAATGAAACACCAATGTGGTGTATTGATCAACATAATACATCTCAAGCGAGAGGTGCTGGCTGGAAGTatgatttttctgttttttttatgcCGTACCTCTATTGAAATATGTGACAGGCTGTGAGAAAGGAAGTAGGCGGAGGATGGGATCCCACGTATACGAAGAGAAGTTATTTCCCATATTGGAGATCAGTGTTAGAAGCCCGGTTTCCTGTGAGGGTGTATCCAGCCTATGCAAGCTCAGATCCTAGGTCTGGTCTTAAACCTGGACAACTACGTGTTTCTCTGAGTAAGAACTTAATAATGGCCAATGGATCTACTCCAACTCAAAATTATAGACCTGCTCCAGTGCCAAGAATCTTGCCACTTACAAGCAATAATCAACCCAGAAGGTGCTTTATCACtgctgctactagtgcgttcaggcTCTTGAAGGTGCTAAAGTAGAGTAGAAAGGTATGCCGGGAGTTTCTCTCCCTGAATCCTTGTCCCAAGTTTTCTGAACATGCCCCACATAAACACATGGGAAGAAAGAATTTGCGTGATGCACCTTTAACTAGTAAGATTATTCGTTGATCGTTCATTAAGGGTTGGTGATTTGCTAGATAGGGTTAGGTGTTCTATTATTGTGCCTTTTTCCTTGCTGTTGTAAGTTTGTAGTCCAGGTTCTTCTACTTCAAGGGCTACGCCAAGTTTGGGTATGCTTGCTTGCTTAGCAACGTGCAGCCCTGCTGTTATTTATTTCCTCCAACTGGTCCATGTGCAGATAATTCAGATGATAGTGACATATAAATACTTGTGGATGTGAAGCAATAGAGAGTTCCACATGATTTCTAGTATGTTTTATTTTCTTAAGGAATTCTCAGCCCTGGGAATATACAACACATTTTATCCTATGGATAGGGATGGTATTAGTCAACCAAACACCCAACACTTGTTAATGCAGTAGGTAATTAGCTAACTAAACCATGTTAAAGATGCACTCATAATGAGCGGTTTCTATTGATGCTCACAGACATGAGAGTTTTTTTTTTACGATAATTATTTTGACACACTACTCAACTCCATGTCAAAATATGTACTCTTGAGACGAAGAGTAATAGTGAACATGCTAGATAGATGTTTAAGCAGCACTGTATTATTGCAGCCCAAAAGACAGGTTCAAAATACTACATGAACAGCGACGTGTCGTTCAGAAAGGAACGATACAAAGGGGCTTGTATATCTATGGAACAAACAACTTGTTTTTCCTTGCTTATATGGCAGATGGCTCTGGATGTTGTTTACTCTTCTCTGAGGTCAGTTTTATCTTCTTTGTGATCTTTTGGAGGAAATAGCTCCTTTGCAATGTGGCTGCATGACATGAAGACATCAGTTCATCAGTGTTAGCTCCTTTGCAATGTGGCTGCATGACATGAAAACATCAATTTATCAGTGTTTTGTTCGTTCAATCGTTACATTGATTATTATAATCTCATTTTACTAACCCTTTTTTGATTTCTTGCCTTTAGGTAGATCATGGACCACTGGCAGTATTCAGTGTCTGCACATGATTTGCAAAATTATAAAAAATTTAATCGGTGGGGTGTAAGTTCACTTAAGAATTCAAGTGGATGGGTCGATGTCAGTGTTTGGTTTTTCTCTGCTGCGAGCAACACATCTTGATGCTCAGTGTGATCAATAGAGGGCAGAGTAGTAAGCGGATCGGACTGAAGTTGTTCGCTTGCTTGCGGTGAAGAGGACGAAAGTTGCTTGATGTATTGTGACGTCGATGCATCTGTGAGAGGCAACAGAGCTATTGGTGGCACGTCCTGTAAATGTAGATGTTCTGTTGCTTGCGCTTGTAAATAGTATTTGTTGTTGTGTTGCAGGACATGgcctttctctatgtttgatcTAAACAACAGCCACATTTTGGAATATTGATTGACACATTGTATTATTTGGCTCATGCTAATAGTCCATATATTTAAGTACTGGAAGGAAACTGTGAAACCAAACATTACACATTTTATAACCATTTTCCCCTAATATGTTATTTTGGAAATTGGTTCATCGATTGGAATCAAATCAATTAaccaaaggaaaaaaatgtaaACAAATCATTGGGAACTAAGCAAAAACTCTTATGTTGAAGCAAGTACCCAATTAAATATGGAAGCTTGTGCTTCGGTGCATTAATACAACTAATGTGAGGGAAATACATGAGATTTTGTATGTGAGCTACAAAACGGAAAATGTCTGTAACCACGTAATAAATTTACAAAGAGAAACGAGTATGCAGTAAGCCTCCAGAATGGCACCATACCATACTACACTGTACTTCCAAGAACGCAAATTTAGACATAATAGCGACACATTACCACATTTCAAGAAATGAGAGAGATTCTCACTGACACCAATTCCACAAAGGGATACAACTGCCAGTAAAACAAATTGTTCATAGCGCAACTTCCAGTAAAACAAATTGTTCAGGTCCATACATACAGTTCGACACGGGACATTATCACAGGGACAAATTGCATACCTACATATTCCACAATCATGACAATGATACTACTGTTTTGAGACCTGGAATCACAAAGCTCAGTCTTAGCATGGGCATACACCTACATATGCCCTGTTCAAAGTAGACAAAACATCATCATCGAAGAGCTTGCACACTTTACAGAAATATTAGCTGCATGTTTTCATAACTTATGCTATTATAGCTCCCAACATACCGTTTAATATAGGGCGTCCTTGTATCATCACATATCAAGTACAAATTCAAATTACTGTTCAATataaagttttttttttgaaacggaatgTTCAATATAAAGTTAGTAGCAGCAGCAAACCCCGTCTAAACCTATAGTTGATTTAGTTATCAGCACTAAAATcgcaatgcaaaaaaaaaaaaaccaagACAATTCTTAGATGCAGCCTTCTTTCAGTTATGACTTGAACTTGTAAATTCAGTGTACTGGCATCATTCTTTCCATGGTAGTTCCATGTTGACATGATCTAATTATTGAGTATTGTATATGTCGCTATAGGTTGTTTATGTTGAGTAAAACATAGTACAATATAGCAGCAGGTCCTGACAGTCAATCATGACAAAATCAAGTTCAAGTAGTGCCCCTGTTTTTTGGCTTCTGGATACCCAAATCCTGAGGAAATGCACAACGCTAGCTCGACATCCAGCTGTCCAGATTAAAGGAAATCAATTTCAACAGCACAAGCATCAAACTCGCCGAAGCGACACCAGGGGTTTCACGTTTTATAATTTTTATTTCAAAAGGTTCACAGTTCACGTTTTCTAATTTTCATCTCAAGGGGTTTACAATTGTTCAGAAGGAACAGCAGCTACAACCAACCCAGGGAATTTCAACTCAACAGTGGTTTCAGGCAGTACAATGACGATCTCATGATCGCTAGCCATCTTTCAGAGTCGTATATGTACACAATTTTGCACTCAGCAACTATAGGCGGCCCTAGCATGATAATCTGCACAAAATTTTGCACTCGCAGGTGTAGAATGGTAATTGCTCGAGAAGAATGACAGGCTGATGAACCCAAGATCACGCCTGATTGAACTCCACCATGTACACGCTAGCCAGCCATCAAAGCTTCTTCATGTAGCAGACAATTTACTGGTTCATAATATGTCATTGACACGTTATAAAAGGTAGGGCACCAGACAAACTAGAAATATATTGCTCATCCTTTTCCATAAAATCTTGCCAGGTTACACCTGCATCAATAAACAAAGTGCATGAGAACACCAAACAAAGTCCTATGTGAACACATATTCTAGCTCCAGATAAGACGTCAAGCTTTAGCTGCTTCTCAGATATCACATTAGAGATGACCAGAACCTCAATAAAACGATCAATATATAGTACCCCAAAAGTAGTTGATCACACATGTTAACTCAAAATGAACTGCTAAGCTTTCATGTTCCATGCCCTAGCTATATGCACCAACTAGTTCACCCAAAATTTACCGATACATCGACATGTGACTTCTATGCATAAACTTGAGAGCTTCTTTTCAATTTCCTTGAACTATTATTTCCCCAAGGGCTGAAGCATCATGTCATAAAATAGCACATTTTACGATTCTGTATGTCGTGGAGACACTGAATGCTCTTACTGAGAAACAGGGAAATGTCAACTTACAGTTAAATCAGAATATATGATGCGACCATACAGTTCGATTGAAATGAACATAGACAGGTTATACCTTCAAAGAGAGTGAACTTCTGCAAGACCGCAATGGAGACAACAAACTAATCACCATGTGGGCACTATTATGCCACATCAAGGCTCCGTAGCTTGTCACAGTGAGGCGTAGGGTAGTCATTGGCCCATTTACGCCGATGGAGTTCCACACGACAGTTTCTTCCTAGCATAGTCTTATAATCTCTGAAAACGTGATCCTCGAGGTTATCTCTAGAAGGACTTCCATGTGGAAACTGCTGATCAAAATCTTGTTTGCTGACAAAGTACTCCACCCCATGCTTATCAGTGACTTTTGAAATGGGAAAGTTGTATGTCTTGTGCAGGGCATATTGAGGCTGCTGCACTGGAATGAATGCAAACAAGACAAAAAGTAATACGACTGACAGGTGCATCAATACTGTTAAGTTTATGAACGACCCACCCTGTACAGGATGCTCCCTTCTCTGTTGCTCCTGCCTACCTGCTTCTCTTGTTCTGTAGACATTGCGACCACGGAACGAATTATCACGAGTACCATAGAAGAAAGACCTGAATATCTCATCTGGATCTAAATCTTCTTCATAACTATAGAAGCCATTTCTTGTTTGCCTCCTTCGCCTAGCAGTTCTCTGCCTCATGACATTGGAATATTGGTCGTTAAACTCATGCCCCTCAAGGGTGCCTGTCTGATCATAGGTCTTCCGTGACTGATCATTGCCTAGGCACTTGAAAGCCTTGCTGAGCATCTTGAATGCATCTTCTGCCCCAGGAGCCTTGTTCTTGTCAGGATGAATTTTCAGTGACAACCTCCTGTAGGCCTTCCTAATCTCCTCCAAGGAGCAAGTCCTCTCCACTCCAAGAATTGCATAGTAGTCTTTGTTCTTCCTGATATCACGGATAACTCTAACATTCTCCTCGGTGTAACCTTTATCAACATTAGAAGGACCAACAAATTCTTTTGGCGTTTTTAGGTTTTCATGGCCTCTTCTGGTCTTGTCCTGGCAAGCAGTACCATTCAGATTCAGGGGATCAAACTTCTTGGTTGAGGTCAACAAATCAACAATTGGAAGGCTGGGATCCAATCTATGGGCAATTCGAATAAATTTGTCTGCTCGCTGTCTATCTCCAGATGCTAGCGCAGTCTGTGCAAGCTTGACAGACCTCAAGGCCTCATCTTTGTTCCCCTCCATGACTTAAGTCAATCGTTTCCCACTGGATTAAATATAGGCAGGGCGCTAAACTGATGCCCTGTGAAACAAGAGTAGATTAGATATCAGAAGAATTTAGAAAGTTTTTAGTGTGACTAACAAACTATGGATTCATAAGATAACGAACAGTATGAAAATAGTATATAATTCAAGAAATAGATCAGCATCAGGAATTAGTTGATGTAAACAAATAGCCCAACTAAGAATTAGCAAACTCCTGGGAGCTCTCAAAATCAGAAAATCCTGTACAACATCATTATGAGCAGAGTTAGATAAAACCAAAACTAAACAGATTGTCGCGCTCATCAATTATACAAACAAACTACATACGTTGAGCGAATTTTCTTGATGTCATAAACAAATTTAGCATGGGAAAACCCATTGATCAAACATCGCCATTCCAACATAGCACTGACCTACACAAACTGGTGGAAGGAATCAAACAAGCAACAGACACAGTACATAGCTCAACCTTAATCTCTCCATGGAGATCCCAAGGACGCAAACCGCATCCTTTTTTCTGGGTCTTTAGCGCAGTTCACGTGGGGTTGTGTTAGGGAAATGTTTTCCTGAGCTCCATCTACTTTTAGCCCCCTTGATTTGTTGTTTGTTTCTGTTCTGCTTTGGGCCTGTAGTAATCGTAAACTGAGAACCTCGGCGACAGCGTGTGGCGTGAGTGTGTAGGGCTGTTATGCGTGGCCGGTGTGGCTTTATTAATCTAAAGCCAGGCTCCGCTCGAGCCTTCCGTCGAAAATAGGCTCAACCTAAGAACTTCTAGGCATTCAACAACTCAAGTAATCAGCAAGCAATCCGGCCGAGAAGGTCCAGACCTGCCATACATGGCCGCTCTGCTGCCCAAAGCTCCTAAGCAAGACCACTTAAATTCTGTCTGTTCCAGAATTTGGGCTAGAGGAACCGGCAGATACTATTGAACTACACAGAATCCTATGCCTGATCGATCCAAATTAGCCGCCGACTAGAAAAAGCAAGATCCTGACTAAACAAGAACCACGTGTACACGAATCACTCGACCCTACCTACCGCCGCGATTCTCGCAGACCCTAGGCCGCACAGCATCGCAATCAGGAGGAGCACAAGAGTCCAAGTTGCCCCGAGTACCCGTGTTCGCGGCGACAGGATCGAGGCGGAACTAACAGAGTTGGGATTCTGGATTAATCTGAGAGCGATCGACCGGAAGTTCTTACCGGAGAGAGAATCCGGCGCGGCGAGGAGACCCGCGCCACCACCGTCCGACGGGGGAGAccaagagaggaagaagaggatgggcGGAGGAGGCACTTTTCCGCGGAGCCCCTCGGGTTTTACCCCCTCTCACGATCCCAACCACCGAGCGGAAGGCTTCTGTCTGACTGGGGCTGGTTGGCGGTGGCTGGGGCtggggcccaaagcccagaagttAGATCCACGGCTGGTCTATGCTGCACGGATCGTAAAGCACGCGACCCCCCTCACTGCCTCGCCCCACCTTTCATATCGGCCGCCGCTCCCCTCCGAAGCTTCTCGATCCCTCCCCCCGCTTCCGTTTCCGTTTCCGTTTCGTCCCCGTCGTCTCCCCCCTCGCCGCGGCGGCGGAGTCGCCCGCACTCGCTGCGCGCAGGTCAGTCGAACCCTACTTCTCCCGCTCTAATCCCAGCGTACGAGCTCCCGCTCCTCCCTCCTGATCGCTGCTGCTCTTGCGTGCTCATTTCTTTCCTCTCTCCGCGCGGTAACGGCGTCCTGTTTTTTTTCGGGTTCAGCGGTAGAGCTATCGTGTTCGCCGCAGTCGTGATCTTAGTGGTTTCGGCGAGGTGAGATGCAGTGCTTGTTCGGTCTCTTGTTTAGTTAGTCTCTTTTTTCCCTCGAGCAACTGGGTCGGGTTTTTTTTTTCCTTTACGAAATGGGTCGGAATTTTCTCTTGATTGATTCCCGAACTTGGGT
This DNA window, taken from Triticum aestivum cultivar Chinese Spring chromosome 1D, IWGSC CS RefSeq v2.1, whole genome shotgun sequence, encodes the following:
- the LOC123181780 gene encoding chaperone protein dnaJ 49, producing the protein MEGNKDEALRSVKLAQTALASGDRQRADKFIRIAHRLDPSLPIVDLLTSTKKFDPLNLNGTACQDKTRRGHENLKTPKEFVGPSNVDKGYTEENVRVIRDIRKNKDYYAILGVERTCSLEEIRKAYRRLSLKIHPDKNKAPGAEDAFKMLSKAFKCLGNDQSRKTYDQTGTLEGHEFNDQYSNVMRQRTARRRRQTRNGFYSYEEDLDPDEIFRSFFYGTRDNSFRGRNVYRTREAGRQEQQRREHPVQGGSFINLTVLMHLSVVLLFVLFAFIPVQQPQYALHKTYNFPISKVTDKHGVEYFVSKQDFDQQFPHGSPSRDNLEDHVFRDYKTMLGRNCRVELHRRKWANDYPTPHCDKLRSLDVA